A segment of the Deltaproteobacteria bacterium genome:
ATGGTACATCAGACCACTGAAACGCATAGCGACGTTCAGGTGCGAACCCTGGGGCCAATTATTCACAACCCTCAAGTTGTCCAATCTTTGGCAGACCGAGGTGCGAGTGCGATTGAGTCTCTCGACGAGATGCCAATTGGTGGAACCGTTATCATTCGCACGCACGGGGTGCCGCCGGAAACCTACAAACAAGCCGAGCAGAAAAACTTGACCGTCGTTGATGCAACCTGTCCGTTGGTGACACTCGTGCAGAATCGTGCCAAACAGCTAGTGAATGAAGGCTATCACTTGGTGATCTTCGGTAACTCCAAGCATCCCGAAGTGATAGGCACCGTCGGACATGCTGGTGGCCATGCCACGATCATTGAGAAACCGGAAGAGGCCTGTACGGTCAAACTGGCAAACAAAAAGGTTGGACTAGTCGTGCAGACCACGCAAGAGCCTGAACGCTTGAGTGCGGTTCTTGCGAACCTTGCTCCTCGTTGTAAGGAACTCAAAGTCTTCAACACTATCTGTAACCCAA
Coding sequences within it:
- the ispH gene encoding 4-hydroxy-3-methylbut-2-enyl diphosphate reductase, yielding MRNIRKAVHAGYCWGVERAIDMVHQTTETHSDVQVRTLGPIIHNPQVVQSLADRGASAIESLDEMPIGGTVIIRTHGVPPETYKQAEQKNLTVVDATCPLVTLVQNRAKQLVNEGYHLVIFGNSKHPEVIGTVGHAGGHATIIEKPEEACTVKLANKKVGLVVQTTQEPERLSAVLANLAPRCKELKVFNTICNPTIERQDAARDLAREVQVMIVVGGKNSSNTRHLATVCQQEGAMTYHIEEAAEVEPGWFAGVKEIGVTAGASTPGYLMDQVIARITELERQNQLPA